The following coding sequences lie in one uncultured Celeribacter sp. genomic window:
- a CDS encoding SIR2 family protein → MKSNSADEFQRRLNLARNGGGILFCGAGFSADCLNFKPDETIGTGAQLLNLFNVELRQDPSYKDLRNAADALWDKIADHGMERLLKDRFDVSDVTSDMADLLRYPWQGVYTTNYDNALEISAKAAHIQADGLNNTDDPSIATQNLPIIHLHGYVKKWDIHNIRESCVLGAESYSKLTHVKKWLGRFRRDIDQAQVVVFVGFNAGDFHLNQAINDLTGLREKAFFINRPTAQADPDVAAAQKRLGTPFFIGRSGLAAIIRDLLATDAPEEPHLASFTKFTPPAPSASVPTRDQIEDLFLYGKVEPSQLSRDLSNDVSEYHIQRSATQETLDSIADGARIVLLEGYPCDGKTMLVTDLAYRLSGSRPVYQMRQAYESLLDEVANILHYDPSAALIIENCFDLPAERLASIARQFDGQEGVLILTSRAVAVDASPVGLAFLEGFGSFRKRPLSRLDENEATALSELADQIAGWLDFHALDPAARLRFIQSTCEASLPHFMMRLLKSQYVTNRYREEFNKLSLSQTERTAIIIALYIAHLGENAPVSFLSNAMDMDYGAIIDRLNASAGNGTFRLVRRIGEIIQTVPSIGAQNILQNLFKDAEIVDAIVPLLKNLAAIYRDAFEQRMFNQMMRFSILSDVVTDKSEIDRFFEHNKQEPQIRRMPLFWLQWHMAKCVAGELTVAEKFLEQGYLEANELQRRKGKAFDKRQLDDRRAKFLMLRAEKTNRGGADLFRDFKEAIELTDKILRQNDPQHYPFETLADIVRTHGVVGHHLGDGHKELISKGMDNLATYAAKRLGVISPGYQRDRAQSALDNVSSCL, encoded by the coding sequence ATGAAGAGCAACTCAGCTGATGAGTTTCAAAGGCGTCTCAACCTGGCCCGCAACGGCGGCGGAATCCTCTTCTGCGGCGCAGGGTTTTCTGCAGATTGTCTGAATTTCAAACCAGATGAAACTATTGGAACAGGCGCACAACTACTCAATCTCTTTAATGTCGAACTCCGTCAAGATCCGTCATACAAGGATTTGCGAAACGCTGCCGACGCCCTGTGGGACAAGATTGCTGATCACGGCATGGAGAGGCTCCTGAAAGACCGGTTCGATGTCTCTGATGTCACCTCCGACATGGCCGATCTGTTGCGTTACCCATGGCAAGGGGTCTACACGACAAATTATGACAATGCGCTCGAGATTTCGGCAAAGGCCGCGCACATACAAGCGGATGGCCTCAACAACACCGATGATCCCAGCATCGCCACGCAAAATCTCCCAATTATCCATCTGCATGGCTATGTCAAAAAATGGGACATACACAACATTCGTGAAAGCTGCGTGCTCGGCGCAGAAAGTTACTCGAAGCTTACCCATGTAAAAAAGTGGCTAGGCCGCTTTCGACGCGACATCGATCAGGCTCAGGTCGTGGTTTTCGTCGGTTTCAATGCCGGTGATTTCCACCTCAACCAAGCCATCAATGACCTGACAGGCTTGCGGGAAAAGGCATTTTTCATCAATCGCCCGACCGCCCAAGCTGACCCGGACGTCGCGGCGGCTCAAAAGCGGCTCGGCACTCCGTTCTTTATCGGCCGTTCCGGGCTTGCCGCTATCATCCGAGACCTTCTGGCCACGGATGCACCGGAAGAACCACACCTCGCCAGCTTCACGAAATTCACGCCTCCGGCCCCCTCAGCTTCTGTTCCCACGCGAGACCAGATCGAAGACCTATTTCTCTACGGCAAGGTCGAGCCCTCGCAACTTTCAAGGGATTTGTCTAACGATGTATCCGAATACCACATACAACGTAGCGCTACACAGGAAACGTTAGACAGCATTGCAGATGGTGCCCGGATCGTACTTCTCGAGGGATATCCCTGCGATGGCAAAACCATGCTTGTAACCGATCTTGCCTACCGCCTGTCGGGTTCAAGACCAGTCTACCAGATGCGTCAAGCTTATGAGAGCTTGCTGGATGAGGTGGCAAATATTCTTCACTATGATCCGAGCGCGGCACTGATCATCGAGAACTGCTTTGATCTGCCAGCAGAACGACTTGCCAGCATCGCGCGCCAGTTTGATGGGCAGGAAGGCGTTTTGATCCTCACCAGCCGAGCCGTGGCGGTCGATGCCAGTCCTGTTGGCCTCGCATTTCTCGAAGGCTTCGGCAGTTTCCGGAAAAGGCCACTATCCCGTCTTGACGAGAACGAAGCGACCGCACTGAGCGAACTCGCTGACCAGATCGCCGGGTGGCTCGATTTTCATGCGCTTGATCCCGCTGCGCGGCTGCGGTTTATCCAGAGCACCTGTGAGGCGAGCCTTCCGCATTTCATGATGCGATTGCTCAAATCGCAATACGTTACTAATCGGTATCGTGAAGAATTCAACAAACTGTCACTTAGCCAGACCGAGCGCACTGCGATCATCATCGCGCTATATATTGCTCATCTCGGCGAGAATGCACCGGTTTCCTTCCTAAGTAATGCGATGGATATGGACTATGGCGCCATCATCGACCGGCTGAACGCCAGTGCCGGAAATGGCACCTTCCGTCTCGTTCGCCGGATCGGTGAGATCATCCAGACTGTCCCCTCAATCGGGGCACAAAACATACTGCAAAACTTGTTCAAAGATGCAGAAATCGTCGATGCCATCGTTCCTTTGCTAAAGAACCTGGCGGCAATTTATCGCGACGCGTTCGAACAGCGCATGTTCAATCAGATGATGCGGTTTTCAATCCTTTCCGATGTAGTTACCGACAAGAGCGAGATCGACCGGTTCTTCGAACATAATAAGCAGGAGCCGCAAATCAGGCGAATGCCGCTTTTTTGGCTGCAATGGCATATGGCCAAATGCGTGGCGGGCGAGCTGACTGTCGCCGAAAAGTTTCTCGAACAGGGATATCTTGAAGCCAATGAACTCCAGCGCCGTAAAGGCAAGGCTTTCGACAAGCGCCAACTCGACGACCGGCGCGCAAAATTTCTGATGTTGCGGGCGGAAAAAACCAATCGCGGCGGGGCCGACCTATTCAGGGATTTCAAAGAAGCAATCGAACTTACTGACAAGATCCTGCGCCAGAATGATCCGCAGCACTATCCGTTCGAGACTCTTGCCGACATCGTGCGGACCCATGGCGTGGTTGGTCACCACTTGGGTGACGGGCATAAAGAACTCATATCAAAAGGGATGGACAACCTCGCAACCTATGCAGCGAAGCGACTTGGTGTAATTTCCCCCGGATATCAAAGAGACAGGGCTCAATCGGCGCTCGATAATGTTAGCTCATGTTTATAA
- a CDS encoding sugar-binding domain-containing protein, whose product MVRANHPTDRTVAEAAWLYYIKGLNQAEIAKKMGLSRPTVITYLRLARERQIVGVKISGTHFRVNDLADRLCERYGLDSAHVVPEEHASAETMLQVCEAAAQLLPDFVQPGETLGVSWGQTVSFVSERVPWWPVDGLVVRQLIGSLANPLLPTCESCTTEIARRLSAQCINLNAPAVCSEASLAERLRQEPIISEQIRLLGDCTKAIYSLSPCTANTHVVQFNIATPEDVAEYVSKGAVGIIAGRFVDAEGAPVLGELDRRMISADHALLRAMSGLLVVSGLEKLDATRAALRGGYASQVVLNEALAEKLAD is encoded by the coding sequence ATGGTGCGTGCCAATCACCCGACCGATCGCACCGTAGCCGAAGCCGCTTGGCTTTATTACATCAAGGGGCTCAATCAGGCGGAGATTGCCAAGAAAATGGGGCTCTCGCGGCCCACGGTGATCACCTACTTGAGGCTGGCGCGAGAACGTCAGATCGTAGGTGTGAAAATCTCGGGCACGCATTTTCGGGTCAATGATCTGGCGGATCGGTTGTGCGAACGGTACGGCCTCGACAGCGCGCATGTGGTGCCGGAGGAGCACGCTTCCGCTGAGACGATGTTGCAGGTCTGCGAAGCTGCAGCGCAGCTTTTGCCGGATTTCGTTCAGCCGGGTGAAACTTTGGGTGTAAGTTGGGGACAAACGGTCTCTTTCGTCTCGGAACGCGTGCCGTGGTGGCCGGTGGACGGACTGGTCGTGCGTCAGTTGATCGGCTCCCTCGCCAACCCTTTGCTGCCGACCTGCGAAAGCTGCACGACCGAGATCGCGCGTCGCCTCTCTGCCCAATGCATCAACCTGAACGCCCCTGCGGTGTGCTCCGAGGCCTCTTTGGCGGAGCGGTTGCGACAAGAGCCGATCATCTCCGAGCAAATCCGCCTCTTGGGCGATTGTACGAAAGCGATCTATTCGCTCAGCCCTTGTACCGCGAACACCCATGTGGTCCAGTTCAACATCGCCACGCCAGAAGATGTGGCTGAGTATGTGTCGAAAGGCGCTGTGGGGATCATCGCCGGTCGGTTCGTCGATGCAGAGGGAGCGCCAGTGCTCGGAGAGCTCGACCGACGCATGATCAGCGCTGATCATGCGCTGCTCCGGGCAATGTCGGGACTTTTGGTGGTCAGCGGCCTCGAAAAACTGGACGCGACACGTGCGGCTCTTCGGGGGGGCTACGCCTCGCAGGTCGTCCTGAACGAGGCTTTAGCGGAAAAGCTGGCCGATTGA